TCCAGTATGCAAAGGAGAATTAGATAAAATTATAGGAATAGTTAGAGCAAAAGAAATGTTAATAGCTTTAGAAAAAAAAATAAATATATTAAATTTTTCTTCTAAAACTAAACCTATAATAATACCAGATACTTTAGATCCAATAAATTTACTTAAAATATTAAGAAAATCAAAAGGTAACTTTGTAATAGTTACTAACGAATTCGGAGTTATACAAGGACTAATAACACCATTAGATGTTCTAGAAGCTATTGCTGGAGAATTTCCAGATGCAGATGAAACACCAGATGTAATAGAAGAAAAAAATAGCTGGTTAGTAAAAGGAAACACAGATTTACATTCTTTAGAACAATTATTAAATGTAAATAAATTAGTAGATAAAGAAAAAAAATGTGCTTCTTTAGCTGGTTTATTAATTTCGAATACAGGAAATATACCAAATATAGGTGAAACTATTAAAATAAATAATTTAGAATTTACTATTCTAAAATCAAATAGATATAAAATAAAATTAGTGAGAATAAAAAAAATAAATTTATAAAAAATTAAAATATAATAAAAAAAATAAAAAAATGAAAAAAAATATTTTGTCTTTAGATAGTTCTAATAAAAGTTGTTCTGTAGCATTATTAGTTAAAAAAAAAATAGATTATATATTTAACAAATGTAAAAATAATTATGAAGAAAAAATTTTTCCAATGATTCAAAAAATAATAAAAAGAAATAAAATAAACAAAAATAATATAAAAATAGTTGCTTATTCAAATGGACCGGGAAGCTTTTCTGGAATAAGAATATCTTCTAGTATTGCAAAAAGTTTTTTTTTAAACAAAAAAATAAAATTATTTGCTATATCTTCATTAAAAATAATTGCTGAAAATTTTTGGCAAATTTATAAAAAAAAAAAATTGATAGTATTAATTAAAAATAAAAAAAATAATTTTTTTTATGGAAATTATAATAGAAAAAAAAATGGTATATGGATAGGTAAAAATACAGAAAAAATGATAACTTTAAAAGAATTAATACAAAAAATTATTAAAAAAAAAAATGTAAATATTTCTGGTAAATTTAAAAAATTAGAAATAAAAAAAGCATTAAAAAAAATAAGATATAAAAAAAAAATATTTTTTTTTAAAATTATATTTCCAAATGCAAAATATATAATACATATAGTAAAAAAAATGTTAAAAAATAAAATTATTAGAAATGATGTATTATCTTTACCAAATTATTTAACATAAAAAAGTTTATTATTTATCTTTTTTTAAAAGATTTATATATAATTCTAATATATAAAAATTTTTATTTTTTTTTTCATTTATTTTTAAATTGTACATTTTATAATCTATTTTTAAATGTTTTTTCATAGACATAATAATATCATTTTTTAATTTTTTTAAATTGTTTACTTTAAAATTTTTTTTTTGTTTTTTGGAAATTATATAATTAAGTCTTTTTTTTGCAATATTAGCTGTATTTTTATTATTAGAATAGAAAAAATATAAAAATGACATATAATTTTATCTCCAAAATAACCATTTTAAAAAACTTTTTTCTTTTTTATATATTTTGATAGGAACTTTTTCACCTAAAAATCTTCTAACAGTATCTTCATAAGATTTACCAGAAATAGAATTTTTATCTAAAATTATTGGAATTCCTTTATTAGATGCATTTAATATAGAAGAATCTTCTGGTATTATTCCTATTATAGGTATTTTCAAAATATCTAATATATCATCTAAACTTAACATATGTCCAGAATTTACTCTTTGTTGATCATATCTAGTTAATATTAAATGTTCTAATATAGGCTTTTCTCCTGTTTCTGATCTTTTAGAAGTAGAAGAAATTATTCCTAACATTCTATCGGAATCTCTAACAGAAGAAATTTCTGGATTCGCTACTATTATAGCATCATCTGCAAAATATATAGATATAATAGCTCCATTTTCTATTCCAGCAGGAGAATCACAAATTATAAATTCAAAATTCATATTAGATAATTTATTAAAAACTTTATTAACAGAATCTTTTGTTAATACACTTTTATCTCTAGTTTGAGATGCAGGTAATATATATAAATTATCTATTCTTTTATCTTTTATAAGAGCTTGTTCTATAGATATATCATCATTTAATACATTTACAAAATCATATACTACTCTTCTTTCACAACCCATAACTAAATCCAAATTTCTTAGTCCTATATCAAAATCTATCACTACAGTTTTTTTCCCAAACTTTGCTAAACCAACAGATATAGAAGCACTTGTTGTGGTCTTTCCTACACCACCTTTTCCTGAAGTAACTACAACTATTCTGCTCATTAATATAATTCCACTATTATTAAAAATTTTTATAATTATATTTTTTTTACATATAAACTATTATCTTTTAAAAAAAAATAAGAAGATTTACCAATAAATTCTTTTGGAATTTTATCATATAACCAATAATTATTATAAATAGATATAAGTTCTGGATAACAAAATCTGCAAAAAATTTTAGCAGATAAATCTCCTAAAGAACCAGCTATTGCTCTTCCTTTTAGAGATCCATATATATGAATATTTTTACCTGAAATTATTTCTGCACCATAACTAACATTATTAATTATTATCAAATCAGAATTTTTTGAATAAATTTTTTGACCTGATCTTATAGGATAATTTATAGTAATTGAACTATTTTTTTTATTATGTATATTATTTATATTCTTATTACTTTTTTTTTTAACATTAGGTAAAAAATTTTCTTTTCCAATATTTAAATACGGTATTCCTGAATCAATTATATAATTTTTCAAATCAATATTTATACAACTAGAAAAACCTATTATTTTAAATTTAAAATATAATATTAATTTTTTTGTTAATATCCAATCTGATATTTTCATATAAAACATAATATTTATTATTATAGGAGTTTTTTTTAAAATATTAGGAAATTCTATAATTTTTTTTTTAAAATATTTTTTAAAATTTTTTAAATTATATTTATATAAATTTAAAACTAATAAAGTAAAATTCTTTCCATAAAATTCTAAATCATATTTGTTCATATAAATTTTTCATATTAAAAAAAATAAAAGTATAAAATTTAAAATTACATAAAAATTTTGTATATAAAAATATATATTACCCAGAGCGGGAATCGAACCCGCAAAGCTAAAAAAGCCGAGGGATTTTAAGTCCCTTGTGTTTACCTATTTCACCATCCGGGCAAATTATAAAAATATACAAAAAAAATAATTTTTATAGGCGTATCCCGGAATCGAACCGAGTTTTTCGGATTTGCAATCCGACACATGACCAATCTGTCAATACGCCAAATTAAAAATATAATTTTATAAAAAATAATTTATTTAAATAATATCATAAAAGAAAAATAAATCAAATTAATATTTTTAACTATCCATTTTACATTTTTTATAATAAAATATATAATTATATATTATTTATAAAATTTTTTATTTTTAATAAAAATGGAGGAATGGCCGAGTGGTTTAAGGCAGCGGTCTTGAAAACCGCCGATGAGAAAAAATCTCATCCGAGAGTTCGAATCTCTCTTCCTCCTAAAAAAACTATTATTATAATATTTTTAATCATATTTAATTTTTTTTATTACTTTATAAAATTCAGAAAAATTAAATCCAAAAATAAATAAAGAAAAAAAATAAGAAAAAAATGAAATTAATAAAAATAAAAATAAATATGAAAATCTAATTATTATATTAGAATGTAAATAAACATAAAAAAAAATATTTTTTATAAAATACATAGTTAATATCATAAATAATATAGAAAAAGTTATAATAAACAAAAATTTATACCAATTTTTTTTAAATAAAAATATATTTTTTTTATTTAAATAATAAAATAAAAATAATACATTTACCCAAGATCCTATACTAAAGGACAAAGCTAATCCTACATGTTGAAATTTACTGACTAAAAATATATTCATAATTTGTGAAGCAATTATACTAAATATTGATATTTTCATAGGAGTTGAAGCATCTTGTCTAGCATAAAATGCTGAAACTAAAATTTTAGTTAATACCATTGAAACAAGACCTAAAGAATAAGCAATTAAAGTTTTTTGTGTCATTAATGTATCTAAAGAACTAAAATTTCCATATTGAAATAAAGTGAATATTATATATTTAGAAAAAAATGCAACAAATAAAGCGCTAGGAACAGATATTATTATGCTTAGTTTAATTCCCCAATCAAACAAATCAAAAAATTTATTTTTAAGATTTTTGTAAAAAAAATTAGATAAATAAGGTAACAATATTGTAGATAAAGAAGTTCCTAATATTCCAGCTGGAAATTCTATTATTCTATCAGCATAATATATCCAAGAAACTGAACCAGAAATTATTAATGAAGATATTATAGTATTACATAGAAGTGAAATTTGATTAGCTGAAACTCCTAACATTGCTGGAAACATTTTTCTTAAAAATAAAAATATTGGTTTATTTTTAAAATTAAAAGAAGGTAAAATTAATCTATTTATTCTATATAAATTAAAAATTTGTAAAATTATTTGTATAAATCCTCCAAATAATACACTATATCCTAAAGATAATATACTAGGAAAAAAATATTTAGAAAAAAAAATAGAAAATATTATCATACTAATGTTTAAAAACATTGGCATAAAGGAAGAAGATAAAAAATGATTCCATGCATTTAAAACACATGCAGATAAAGAAACCAAACAAATAAAAAAAATATATGGAAAAATTATTTTTAATAAAAAAACTGTTATATCATATTTATTAGAATCTTTTAAAAATCCTGGAGCTATTAACAAAACAATTTTAGAAGAAAAAAATACTCCTAAAAAAATTAATACTATCAATATTAAAATTATTAATCCAAATATATTAGAAATAAATTTATTAACTATTTTATCATTTTCTTTTTTTTTTAATTTTATTAAAATTGGTAAAAAAACTTGAGAAAATGCTCCTTCAGATAATATTTTTCTAAAAAAATTAGGTATTTTAAAAGCTATAAAAAAAGCATCTGTATACATTGATACACCAAAACATCTAGCAATATAAATATCTCTTATAAAACCAACAAACCTAGAAAAAAAACTAATTAAACTTATTGACAATATAGATCTTAAAAATGCCATAATTTTTACTACCTTTAATTACTAATTTAAAAATAAAAAATAAAGTTTATTATAATTTTTTTTTTAAAATATATTTTAAATTTTAAAAATTTTAATAAATATATAAAAAATAATAAAACAATAGATTTTATAAACATAATCTTATATTATTTTATACTAAAATATTTTAATTATTTTTTGTTTTTAATTTAAAAATACTTCAATATAACATATTAAAATTTTTCAAATTATATAAAATAAAATATTTTATAAATTTTATAAAATATTTAAATAAAAAACATTTTTTTTATAAAATATATTAATATATATGTACATATATATATAAATATATAATATTATAATAAATAAAATATTTTTTTTTAAAATATAAAAAAAATATTAAAAAAATTATTTTAAAATAATGAGTAAAAAAAAATGATAAAAATTATAAATGATTTTTTTGAGTTAAATAAAATGCTTTTAAATCTAAGAGCTCTTAAAGAAGAATCTATTGCATCAAATATTGCAAATTGTAAAACTCCAAATTATAATAAAAGAAATATTCAATTTGAAGAAATAGTAAAAAAAATTGATTCTATAAAAAAGAAAAGAGAACTTTATGCAACTTGTAGTAGACACATTACAAAAAGCTCTAAAACTATTAGTTTAAAAGATTATATGAAGATTTTAGAAAAAAGAAAAAGTTTTAAAAAAATTAACAAAATAGATTTAAATAGAGAAAAAATGAAATTTTTAAAAAATAGTTTAAGTTACCAATTAGAAATATCAGCAATAAGTAAAAAAATAAGAAATATATATTTAGCAATTCAAGGATAATAAAAATGTCTTTAACTAATATATTAGATATATGTTCATCAGCTATGAATGTAGAAGAAAAAAAAATTGAAATACATACTAATAATATTGCTAATTCAGAAAGTATTGAAAGTAAAAATGGAAAATTTTATCCATACAAAGCAAAAATGGCAATATTAGAAAATTATAAAAAAGATATATATAGCCCAGAAATAGTAAGAATAAAAAAAATAGTTAATACAAAAGATCCATACAAAAAAATTTATAATCCAAATCATCCTCTTTCTGATTCTAAAGGATATTTGAAATTATCTAATGTAAACTATTTAAATGAAACAGTTAATTATTTAAATGCTTCTAAAAGATATCAAGCGAATTTAGAAATAGTACAAACAATAAAATATATAATTTTAAAAACTATTGACATATCTAAATAATTAAATATTTTTAAAATATATAATATTTTGTTATTATTTTAATAATGAAATTATAATACTAATTTAAATTAATTGAGGAAATATATGTTAATTACTAACTCAATAGATAACGAAAAATATAAACAAAATGAAAAAAGAATAGAATATTACAAAAATCAAACAAAAAATCTTTATGATAAAAGTTGTGAAACAAATCAAACAATAGATGATAAAGATATTAAAAAAAATATTATATATGTAAGAAGAGGTAAAAAATTATTGTCTGAAATATTTGACAGTGATTTTAATAGAAAACAAGCTATATATTATGGTTTATTTAGACTTATAGATAAAGAAGGAAATGTATCTTTAAGTTCTAAAAGAGATTTTTCAATGAATAATGAATTAAAAATAGTAAATAGTGATGGAAAATATTTAACAGGAAATTTATTTGACAAAAATAATGTACCTAATAAAGTATCAAAACCTGAAATATTGGATTTTTCAAAAAAATTCTTACCAATAATAAATAAAACTAATGAAATAATTATAGAAGCAAATTTAAATACAGAAGAAGAAGTAAAAGAAGAAATTAAATTTAATCCATTAGATCCATTTACTTATACAAGAAAAAGAAGTGTTAAAGTATATGATAAATTAGGTCATCATAACGATTTAGACATATATTTTTTAAAAAATGCAGTAAATTCTTGGAGAATAATATCTATAAATAGAAAAAATAATGAAAGATATGATCAAAATTATATATTTTATAACAGAGCAAACAATAAAATACATATAATGGGATCTGGAATAATTGTAAAATCTGATTTTGATCCTACTTCAAAAAACAAAATATTATTTAAATGTAATGATATGACAACAAATAAAAATATTCCTACATGTTTCAAAAAACTTAAAGCAGATGGTGCTCCTTTAAAAAATTTAAGTCATTATGATATATGTCCTAATGGAAATATTATAGGAGTATTTTCAGATGATACAAGAGGTAAATTAGGAACTGCTGAAATGGTAAAATTTCCAGAAGATGTAAAAAAATGTTTAACAGAAATATCAATTAGTAATACAAATAAAAGTTTAATAAATTTTTTAAAAGAAACAGAATTTAATAAAAAAATTAAAAAATAAGAATTAATATTTTAAAAATTAAAAAATAAAAAATATTAAAAATAAAACAGAGAAACAAAAAAAAATTAATATGGAAAATAAAATTTGTTCTTATATAAATTTAGCAAATAGAATATTAGAAAAACAAGAAATTATAAACAATAATTTATCAAATTTGTCTACTATAGGTTTTAAAGCAAAATTTAATTATTTTTTAAAAGTTTATAATGAGAAAAACAAAAATATAAAAAATAAAACAATTAATTATTATGATAATTCAATTGGACAATTAAACCATACTAATCAACCATTAGATTCATATTTAATTAACAAAAATGGTTGGTTTTTAGTAAAAGATAAAAATTCAAAAATATATTTAACTAGAAATGGAAATATAAAAATTAATAAAAAAAATGCTTTAAGTATAAATAACAATTTTTTAATTGGTATAAATAATGAACCTATATATATACCTAAAAATTTTTTTCCAAAAATAAAAAATGATGGAACAATTATTATAAGTTATAAAAAAAATTTTATAAATAAGGACAAAATAATAGGAAAAATAAAGTTTAAAGAAATAAATATAAATAAATTAAAAGAATATAATAATGGTTTATTTAAAATTAAAAAAAAATGTTATAAAAAATATTTAAAAAATAAAAATCTAGAAATAAGAACTGGAATTTTAGAAGGAAGCAATGTAAATCCTATATCTAATATTATAGAAAATACATCTAATGCTAGAACATTTGAAATTATAATGAAAATTATATCTACTAAAAATGAAAATGAAAAAAAAATAAATCAAATATTAAATATAAATAATTAAAAAACAGGAAATATAATTATGATGCCATCTATGTGGATTTCAAAAACAGGATTAGATGTACAACAAAATAATATGAATATAATTTCCAATAATTTAGCAAATGTAAATACAATTGGATTTAAAAAATCAGTAGCAATATTCGAAGATTTAATATATAAAAACAATAATTATGTAAATGAAGAACATAATGATAACAATAGTTCAAATAGCTGTTTTGATGCTGGAGCTGGAGCTAGAACAAAAGAGATACAAAAAAATTTTAGTCAAGGAAATTTGTTAAAAACAGATTCTAATAAAGACATTGCTATAAATGGAGACGGATTTTTTCAAATACAAATGCCTGATGGCAGTTTAGCATATACTAGAAATGGATCATTTTCAATAAACAATAATAGACAAATTGTGAATAAAAATGGATTATTATTACAACCTAATATAACATTACCTGAAAATTTTAATAATATTTATATAAATAAAAATGGAATAGTTAGCATTATTTTAAAAGATAAAAAAGAAAAAATACAAATAGGGCAAATAAATATATCAACATTTAGAAATAACTCTGGTTTAGAAAGTATAGGAGATAACTTATATAAAGAAACTTCTATGTCTGGAGAACCATTAGAAAATATACCTGGAACATATGATACAGGTGAATTAGAACAAGGATATTTAGAAAGTTCAAATGTAAACATAGCTGAAGAACTTATAAATATGATACAAACTCAAAGAGCATATGAAATAAATAGTAAAGCAATAAATGCATCAGATAAAATGTTACAAAGAATATGTGAAATATAAAAAAAATGCATTATAAATTTAATAAAATAACTTTAAAAACTAATAAAACAAAATAAGATTTTAAGTAAAAAAAATGAAAAATACTAAATTTTTAATTCCTATTTTAATATATATATTATTTAAAACATACTCTTTAAATAATTCTAATGAAAATAATATATTAGAAAAAAGAAATAGTGCATATAAAAATATTAAAGATGATACTTATGGATCAATATTTGAAGAGAATAATATAACAGAAAAAAAAAATAGCTCTTTATTTGAACAAGAAAAAAAATATAAAGTAGGAGACTTAATATCAATTTTAATACAAGAAAATACTATAGCAACTAATAGAACGGCTGAAAATACTAAAAGATATGCTAGTAGTTTATTAGGAAATAAAGAAAAAAAATATGAAAACAATAGATTAACCATGATATTAAAAAATTTTTTTAGATTAAATCAAAAATCTGAAAATAACTTGTTTGGTTCAGGACAAAACATTTCAGAAAATTTTTTATCTGGAATAATTACAGTTACTGTAAAACAAATTTTACCTAATGAAAATTTATTAGTATCAGGTACTAAAAACATAGTTATAAATAGAGGAAATGAAACAATAAAATTTTCAGGAATAATAAACCCTGATAATATAAAAAAAAATAATAAAATAATTTCTACAAGAGTAGCAGATATAAAAGTAGAATACTTTAGAAATGATTATATAAAAGACATAGAAAAAATGGGTTGGTGGCAAAGATTTATTTTACATGTCATACCAATATAAAAATTTATATTATTTTAATATTATATAATATTATATTAAATATAATAAAAAATTATTTTGTATAAAAATATTTTTATATACATATAAAAAACATAAATGAAAAAAATATTAATTTTTAGTAAAATACTTATATCATTATTATTTTTATTTAATAGTACATTTTCTTTTGCAGAAAAAATTAAAGATTTAACTAATATAAATGGTATAAGAGATAATCAATTAATAGGATATGGACTTGTAGTAGGTTTAGATGGAACTGGAGATTCAATTTCACAAGCTCCTTTTACTCTATATGCTTTAAAAAACATATTATATAAATTAGGAACAACTATAAAAAAAAATAATAATATGCAATTAAAAAATATAGCCTCAGTAATGGTGACTACGGAATTACCATTATTTTCTGAAATAGGAGAAAAGATAGATGTAAGAGTTTCATCTATAGGAAATTGTAAAAGTTTAGAAGGAGGAACCTTAATATTAACGCCATTAAAAGGAATAGATAATAAAATTTATGCAATAGCTCAAGGTAAAGTAATAATAGACAAAAAAGATGAAAAAAAAAATAAAAATTTTAATTTAAATTTAAATACACCTAAAAATTCTGGAAAAATATTAAATGGAGGTAATATTGAAAAAATAGTAGAAAATAATTTTTATAATAAAAAAGTAATAAATTTACAACTAAAATATGAAAATTTTATATTAGCAAAAAAAATTAGTGATGAAATAAATAAATATTATCCAAATACGGCAATGCCTATAAATTCTAAAAAAATAACTATATTAAATGATAAAAAAACAAATTATAATATAGTAGAAATTATATCTAATATACAAAATATAAATGTAAAAGTTCCAACAGAACCAAAAATCTTTATAAATAAAAATAATGGATTAATAATAACAAACAGCAAAATAAAAGTAGAACCATGTAATATAAATTACAAAAATTTATATATAAATTTACAAGAAAACATTAAAAAAACTACTAAACAAATTAAAGAAAATCAAATAATAATAAATAGCGGTGTTTTATTAGAAGATATATTACCAATGTTAAAAACTTTTAAAATAGAAACAAATGAAATTATAGAAATATTAAAAATATTAAAGTCATCAAAATGTTTATCAGCTAAAATAGAAATACTAAAATGAAAATATTAGACAATCAAAATAATATAATAAAATTTAATAATATATATAAAGAACAAAAAAAAAATTCTAATATTGTAAAAGAAAAAATAGAAGAAATATTTATAAAAATACTTTTAAAAAATATTAGATTAACAATTCCTAAAAATGAATTGTTTAATGAAAAAAAAAATGAAGTTTATAATGAAATATATGATCAAAAAATATCTGAAATTATTAGTAAAAGAGGATTAAATATAATAAATAATAAAAATAATTAAAAAATATGTTTATTTAAAAACAGCAGGAGAAAATATATAATTAAAAATATAAACACTCCTGCAAAAAACATAAAATTTATAAAAAAAATAATTTTATTTTTAATTAAAAATAAAAAATGTAATTTTTTTTTAATATATTATCATAGTATTATTAGTATTATATTTTTTTATAATTTTTTTTAATATATTTTTTTTTTTTTTATTTTTACATAAACCAAAAATAAAAAAATTTGGATATTTTATTTTTTTACTAAAAAATATTATAATCTTTTTATTTTTTTCTATTTTTTTTATATTATTAATATAATTTATTTTATTATTTTTAAAACATATATTAGTTTTTTCTGGAACAATTATATTAACTTCATAAACATTATCTTTATAAATTTCTTCTTCTACTAATCTAAATATTGATAATAAAAAAGATTCTTTATCTACTAATAAACCATCACCATTACATTTATTGCATAAATAATAATTATATATTTGCAATACAGAACTTAATCTTTGTCTAGACATTTCTAATAATCCAAATTTAGATATATCACCTATTTCAATTTTAGCTTTATCCATTTTAATTAATTTTTTCAATCTATTTTTTAAAATTTTTTTATTATTTAAAAATTCCATATCTATTAAATCTATTACTATTAAACCTCCTAGATTTCTAATTTTTATTTGATAAAATATTTCTTCTATAGCTTCCATATTAGTATTAAAAGCTGTATCTTCTATACTATTGTATTTTTTAGATCTAAAAGAATTAATATCAATTGCAGTTAATGCTTCAGTACTATCTATAGTAATATATCCACCAGATCTTAACATTATTTTTCTTTTAAACAAATTATTAATTTTAGATTCTATTTTATAAAAACTAAACAATGGAATATTTTTATTATATATTTTTATATTTTTTAAAAAAGAAATATTACTTATATAAAAAAAATATCTATAAATTTTTTTTAATATTTTTGGATTATCTATAATTATTTCGTCTGTATCTTTATGCAAACAATCTTTAAAAGTCTTTATTACTATATCATTTTCTTTATAAACTAAACCTGGAGATTTTATGCTTTTATAGTTTTTTTTTATTTTATTCCATAATTTTATTTTTATATCTATTTCTTTTTGAAGTGATTCTATTGAAACTTTTAAACCTTCTGTTCTAATTATAAAACCCATATTATTAGGAACTTTAATAAAAGAAATAAAATTTTTTATTCTATTTCTACAATCTCCTGTTATTTTTTTAGATATTCCTTCTTTATTTATACTATTAGGCATTAAAACAGAATATATTCCAGGTAAGCTTATATATGTAGTTAAAAATGCTCCTTTATTTTTAGTTTCTTCTTTAATAACTTGTACTAATATATCTAAATTTAATTGAAAAAAGTTATTTTTATCTTTATAATTTATATAATTATAAATATTATAATATAAATCAAAATTATATATTTCTTTTATAGGAAGAAATCCATTTTTTTTTACACCATAATTTATAAAAAAAGCATCTAAACTTTTTTCAAATTTTACTATTTTTCCTTTATATATATTATGCTTATTTTTTTTATTTATATTGTTTTCTATATTTAAATGACATAATTTGTCATTATCTAATATTGCTATTCTCGTTTCTTCTTTTTCAACAGAATTTATTAACATTATTTTCATGAAATTATATTTTATACCTATAAAATAATAAAAAAATATATTAACACAATATTAACACTATCAAAAATTTTTAAACAAAAATAAAATTTTATATACATATAAAAATATATAAAATTAAATATATAATAAAAATATTTAATTATTTTAAAAAAAAATGAAAAATAAATATACAAATGTAAAAAAAATATTAATAAAAGAAAATTCAATAGGACAAAGAGTAGATAATTTTATTAAAAAAAAATTTAAAAAAATTTCTAAAAATGCAATATATACAATGATAAGAAAAGGAAGAATAAGAATAAATAAAAAAAGAATAAAAGCAAAAAATAAATTAAAAAAAAATGATATAATAAGAATTCCTCCAATATATAAAACATATAAAAATAAAAAAAAAAAAATATGTATAAAATATTATAAAAAACTTATAAAAAAAAGAATTTTATATGAAGATAAATATTTAATAATAATAAATAAACCTAAAAAACTTGCTGTACAT
The genomic region above belongs to Buchnera aphidicola (Ceratovacuna keduensis) and contains:
- the flgG gene encoding flagellar basal-body rod protein FlgG; its protein translation is MMPSMWISKTGLDVQQNNMNIISNNLANVNTIGFKKSVAIFEDLIYKNNNYVNEEHNDNNSSNSCFDAGAGARTKEIQKNFSQGNLLKTDSNKDIAINGDGFFQIQMPDGSLAYTRNGSFSINNNRQIVNKNGLLLQPNITLPENFNNIYINKNGIVSIILKDKKEKIQIGQINISTFRNNSGLESIGDNLYKETSMSGEPLENIPGTYDTGELEQGYLESSNVNIAEELINMIQTQRAYEINSKAINASDKMLQRICEI
- a CDS encoding flagellar basal body rod C-terminal domain-containing protein, which produces MENKICSYINLANRILEKQEIINNNLSNLSTIGFKAKFNYFLKVYNEKNKNIKNKTINYYDNSIGQLNHTNQPLDSYLINKNGWFLVKDKNSKIYLTRNGNIKINKKNALSINNNFLIGINNEPIYIPKNFFPKIKNDGTIIISYKKNFINKDKIIGKIKFKEININKLKEYNNGLFKIKKKCYKKYLKNKNLEIRTGILEGSNVNPISNIIENTSNARTFEIIMKIISTKNENEKKINQILNINN
- a CDS encoding flagellar basal body L-ring protein FlgH, whose amino-acid sequence is MKNTKFLIPILIYILFKTYSLNNSNENNILEKRNSAYKNIKDDTYGSIFEENNITEKKNSSLFEQEKKYKVGDLISILIQENTIATNRTAENTKRYASSLLGNKEKKYENNRLTMILKNFFRLNQKSENNLFGSGQNISENFLSGIITVTVKQILPNENLLVSGTKNIVINRGNETIKFSGIINPDNIKKNNKIISTRVADIKVEYFRNDYIKDIEKMGWWQRFILHVIPI
- the flgI gene encoding flagellar basal body P-ring protein FlgI, with translation MKKILIFSKILISLLFLFNSTFSFAEKIKDLTNINGIRDNQLIGYGLVVGLDGTGDSISQAPFTLYALKNILYKLGTTIKKNNNMQLKNIASVMVTTELPLFSEIGEKIDVRVSSIGNCKSLEGGTLILTPLKGIDNKIYAIAQGKVIIDKKDEKKNKNFNLNLNTPKNSGKILNGGNIEKIVENNFYNKKVINLQLKYENFILAKKISDEINKYYPNTAMPINSKKITILNDKKTNYNIVEIISNIQNINVKVPTEPKIFINKNNGLIITNSKIKVEPCNINYKNLYINLQENIKKTTKQIKENQIIINSGVLLEDILPMLKTFKIETNEIIEILKILKSSKCLSAKIEILK
- a CDS encoding Rne/Rng family ribonuclease, whose translation is MKIMLINSVEKEETRIAILDNDKLCHLNIENNINKKNKHNIYKGKIVKFEKSLDAFFINYGVKKNGFLPIKEIYNFDLYYNIYNYINYKDKNNFFQLNLDILVQVIKEETKNKGAFLTTYISLPGIYSVLMPNSINKEGISKKITGDCRNRIKNFISFIKVPNNMGFIIRTEGLKVSIESLQKEIDIKIKLWNKIKKNYKSIKSPGLVYKENDIVIKTFKDCLHKDTDEIIIDNPKILKKIYRYFFYISNISFLKNIKIYNKNIPLFSFYKIESKINNLFKRKIMLRSGGYITIDSTEALTAIDINSFRSKKYNSIEDTAFNTNMEAIEEIFYQIKIRNLGGLIVIDLIDMEFLNNKKILKNRLKKLIKMDKAKIEIGDISKFGLLEMSRQRLSSVLQIYNYYLCNKCNGDGLLVDKESFLLSIFRLVEEEIYKDNVYEVNIIVPEKTNICFKNNKINYINNIKKIEKNKKIIIFFSKKIKYPNFFIFGLCKNKKKKNILKKIIKKYNTNNTMIIY